The Manihot esculenta cultivar AM560-2 chromosome 17, M.esculenta_v8, whole genome shotgun sequence genome contains the following window.
TACAACTACTGAGACTGGCTATGGAGTTTATTATCGCTGTAGCTGAAGCAATTGGAATTGTTATTGAGCAGAACACCTCTCATCATCGTCTCCCAAGCCACCCTTATGCTGCTTCTGTTCCTTTTGTTGGTCTCCTTCCATGACAGCAGCTTCAGGTTTCTTCAAGAATTTCTATATTCGCTGTTTCAGGTtggtttcttcttctttttgcctTCGTGCATGGCTATGGAGTTCTCCTCCTGGTTTTCTTCGAGAAATGGCAAATTTCTATCTGGGTTTTGGGAAGGTTCGTTGTTAGAATTATTTGTACATATGAAAGAGATATTTTATAGTTTGTGATTAAAGATATGTAATTCTTTGTTAATTCAGTTTTGTGATTATTTCTTCTGGTTCAGTGAAATCTCTGTAATCCATTAATATGAAGCTCTTGTTGAAATGAGAAAAGTTACTTGAATcttgaagaaagagaaaattgaGGTTTATTGATGGAATCTAATGGTGAGACGTTAATTTCCACTATCCAACACTTGGAAGAATCCAACGgcaataattaaattttcatgatGATGCGGGAAAAATATTCCATCcaattgcaataaaaaaaaaaaaaaattgatgttATGTGCAATAAGATTCAATCCAATTGCAATCCCAAAACAATTTGatgtatatatttaatttttttaaaaaaaaaaaaattcagacaGACACAGaactgaaataaaattttaaaaaatatataagaattTTAATTGGTTCGGTCgtatagaaaaataaatgttTAAATCTTACATATTTCCCACGTTAATGTTTTCTCCAACATTTTGGGAGTTAGTGACGCTCTCCAATAGCATCAAAGCTCAAGCAACACTtcctttgtctttttttttttttttaatttttaatttttttatttttttaattctgtaGATGTTAAATGTAAAtctctttttaaatatattatccaACTACGATTATTTAAAGTTAATATAAAAGTTAGTTGGAATTGGTTATGAAACCAtttttggctcttcattttttTAAGATAAACTTTGTATTAATATTTAAGAAATTGTAAATTATTTGATCTTTTAATGCTGCAAGTTGAACTCCACCAAGCATATCTATTAGCTGTCtactttttctaaaaaaatatattatatgcaCTATGACGATTATCGTGTTAATGATCCTATAATAGTTAAACAGCATATTATCCACACATCTCCATTTCATTTATCCTATTTTAATAATAGGAATAAGAGcccataataattaatttttaataccaAATCTCATTCAATTGAATCCGACGTCATCTATATTCATTCATAAatcttttcctcttcctggtccatgatagatctggttttcttctgggtcccttcttgctgggcttcctgatgggtctctccatattttacctggtgaaaggacctgtaaaataagaaagaatggtcaggggcctaccgg
Protein-coding sequences here:
- the LOC122722193 gene encoding uncharacterized protein LOC122722193, with amino-acid sequence MVIQRFEMCIQLLRLAMEFIIAVAEAIGIVIEQNTSHHRLPSHPYAASVPFVGLLP